From Aspergillus luchuensis IFO 4308 DNA, chromosome 2, nearly complete sequence:
GCCGGTAGACCATATTGACGTTGATGTGATATGGGCGAGGGCCGTCGAAGACTTCGGCAGCCTTAGAGTACCCTGCCCATTTCAGAGCGTATTCCCACTTGTGGGGAGGCATGAACGGCTCATCAACTCTCCCATCATTCTCACCCAGCCACCACCCTGGCAATATTCCCATAATTCTTTGTCCAATGGGTCAGCGTGGACTCTGAATTAAGAGGAGCCTAGTACAAAGGTTGGAATATGGGAGACTTACAGGCTCAAAGCCCTTATCGTTGGGCATAATTCTTGCAAAAATAGGTAACCTCGGGGAGCAAGCAGCTTTCGTACGTTCATCAGAGTGTCGTGGATTATGGGAGTGGCATGTAGAACATTGCTTGCAATGATCAGATCGTATGATTTGGCCTCAAACCCTTGTTCGATTGGGTCTTTCGTGATGTCAAGCGTCTTGAATTCCAGTCCTTGATATTCCTTGAACCTTCTCTGCGCAGCGGGAAAGAATCCAGCGGAAATATCAGTAAAGGTGTACAGCGAGTACAGGCGGTCACACTCCGGGCCAGAGGATGTGGTTAGACCTCGCAGGGCCGTTGCCGTGACGCTTCCAGTGCCAGCCCCAATCTCGAGCACCCTCAAGGTGGGATTTGTATGGCCTGCAGAAGCGAAGAACTTGACTGAGTCTGTTCTAGACTCAGCGAAATCATAATACTTGCCAAGTCCGTTGTCTGCTTGGAGTAATTCCAGACTGTCCACTTGCCCCTGGGTGAGAGCAATGCAATTATCTAGAATCCTGGTGATGAGCTCGGCTACGATTCCAGCGTCGGTTTGCGACACGAGGTGTTTCAACTCGTGAATTAATGCGAGCCGGGCATCAGTGCTGTGAAATAACATCTCCTCTGCATTTGGAAGCAAATCGTACTTGTTGTTCCATGCCCTAACTATCTGGAGCTCAATCCACGAGCGGAACTTCTGTAGGTGCTTGATGTCACAGTCCAGATGGAATGTCCGATGGCCTATCTCAACCATACACAGAAGTGCCAGTTTTTCCAGTCGTTCAAGGTTTGTTGAGCACTTTCTTGAGCTCACACTGGTTCTGATCATGAAATGTATCATGTTCAGTTGAAGGTGGGGCTTCCAGTGTAATTTAGCCGCCCCGATCGTATCAGGCTTGTCCGCTATTGAATTTGTTTCCAAAGGGGAATACCTGGCTCCCGCTAGAGACAGAAAAATGCCTTTTTCGGACTTCGCTACCACTTTTCCCGAAATCGCACTGGTAGAGCTAGTTGTGGCAGCAGCCTCGACGACCGCATCCGTGGAACTCCTGCTGCCACTGATATAGATTTGCTCAATCCTTGTTGGAACACATAAATGAGACATGCGACGGTAAATACCGCCACAACTTGCTGGAACCAACAGTTGCAGACAGTGATCTATGGTTGTTGGATGAACGACATAGGGAGACTCAGATACCGTAGTTGCCACTAGCCTGGCAGAAGCCATGTTCTTACCCGGTAGACAAGTCACATCAGTCAACCCTCGAAAACATGGACCATAATTAAGACCgattctcttcatcattgcATACAGGCTGTTGGCTGACCGGGGATGCTGGGAAGAGGGCGGTATTGACGTAGGATGCGTGCCTCCCGCTCTGATCTGGCCTACACAGTGCTTGATCCAGGCATTCTCATTGAACGAGATTATGCTGAATTCCCACCAGTCAGAGTCCAACATAGTGGTTAGCCGGATAGGATGTAGATTCGTGATCATCTCAACTGTCTTGGACTCATCCAATATTAATGCTGTGTGCACCATGACATCCCGGAAAGTGCAACGGTCGTCTGAGGAGATCTGTCGCATGGCCTCCACTGCCATTGCAAGGTAGCCTGCACAGGGGAATACAGTATCATTGATAATTCGATGATCATGGAGCCATGGCATGTCTTCTAAACGAAGCATGTTGCGCCATTCGGGTCGTAGGTCGTTGCCCTCCAAGGTGCGAGAGCCCAGTAACTCGTGGTGAGGAAATTCACGGGACCTCCACTCCTTGCACATTCTGCTTTCGGACCAATACTCATTCTCATGGTGCCACTGGTATAGTGGCAGGTTAGTGAGCAAGCGCCTTGCTAGGCAGATCTTTTGAAAATCCAATGATACATTGTTCAAGTATAGCTCCCCGACCATGTGAAGTATGGATTCGGTACAGTCCTTACCCCTTGTCATGGCTGTGACGTAAATGTCTTTAGACCGGTTAGCTTCTTGGGAAATCTGTCGGAGCGGCCCTTTGAGGGCACCATGTGGACCCATCTCGAGGAAAAGATGCTCGGTGGATCCTTCGCTGTCCATCAAATGCTTGACAGCACCATAGAATAGGACCGGCTTTTCCGCGTTTTCTCGCCAGTAGCCCGCATTTAAACGACCTGGCCCTTCTATTCTCTTTTCATAGACACTCGAGAAAAAGGGCACTACAGGAGCCTTGCTGTGGACATGCTGACTCAAGAAGGACTCAATCGATTCGCCAATGTTCAGGATATGGTCTGTGTGATGATCAATTTTCAAAATCCAACAATTTGTGTATATCTGTAGAAGAGCAAACTGGGTACCTACGAGAATGATACCCCATCTCCACATTCAACCTACGAACGAAACACCCCGGATCGTCTCTCTTGATTGCTTCACAGGCCTTTTCCAAGACATCAAGATCTCCTGATAGCGTAACACTCTGCGGGCTATTTTCGCACGCTATCACGATCCCTTGAGTCAAATAGCGGGCGACTTCCTTATAGCCAAGCCCTATGGCGGCCATCCCACCCGGCCGTGGGTATCCTTTGGTCAAGTACCCACGGTAGTATGCGATTGTTATTGCTTCTCCGGCTGTGATTGCCTTTGAAGCGTAAGCGGCTGCGATCTCTCCACCCGAGTGACCAATTACTGCGTCAGGCCAAATGCCccatcgacgaagaaggtTCACTAATGCCACTTGAACAGCCGTGACTAGCGGCTGGGAGTACTCTGACTTGGATAGGTTGCTAGTGCGTTCTGGCTCCAACAATTCTTCTCTGAGATTCCAAGAAGGGGCATGTTCCAGTCTGGCCAGTACGCCGCTCAAATCAGTAATGTCTTCGTCGAAAGAGGGATAGTCAATTATCAGCTCTTTAGCCATTCCTGCCCATTGGGACCCTTGACCAGGGAAGACCATTGTTATCGTGGGCgtctccttgatcttggtcAAGCgagagaagaccaaggcatCGTGTGATGCACTGGTGACACAGTAGACTCTGTTAGCTAGATGTTCTCGTCGATTACACAAAGTGTATGAAATTTCCGCCATCAAAGATGGATTGCAACGAATATATCGTTCATGCTCGAGTAGGCTCTGTGCCAGTGACACTGGGTGTGCTGCTGATATTACGTGGATGAACGTCCGAGGACGCGGAAGCGATTTCGAGTTTCCACAAATTGCCCCCGAGTCCTGGCTATCGCTGTCGGATGTAGTAGTTTGGGACATGAAAGGTGCAGCACTCTCGAGGATGGCATGTGCATTTGCTCCCGCAATACCAAAGGAGTTTACGCTCGCTCTCAGCGGCTTATGGGACGGCCAGTTCATAAGGTCGACTGGGACCTCCATGTTAGCCTCCTTGAAGGGTATATTCGGGTTCGGAGTCGAGAAGTTTATGTTCGGGGGAAGCTTCGTGTTCTCCAACGCCAGTATGACCTTCACAACAGACGATACCCCGCAAGCGCCCTCACTATGACCCAGGTTCGGCTTGACGCTTCCAATGTAGACTGGATCCTAATTACCTCCGAAGACTCGTGCAATTGCCGTAGCTTCGACGGGGTCACCCACAGGTGTACCTGTCCCATGAGCCTCGACAAAAACGGTTTGCTTAGGGTCGAGCGACACTTCTCGATATGCTTGACGGATCAATGCCTCATGTGCATCAGAGCTGGGCGTCGTCATTCTCGGCGTTCCGCCGTCGAAATTCGTCGCAGTCGCCCTGATGACGGCACGAATTGCATCGCCATTTTTGATCGCCTCTCCAAGGGACTTGACATAGATGACATTGATGGCTTCCCCCTTGGCATACCCGTTCGCTGCCACATCAAAAGTTTTGCACGAACCGTCAGGTGATAGTGTACCTTGCTCCGCCGTGGCAATGGACATTGTGGGCGAGAATATAAGATTCGTACCCGCAACCAGTGCCCCGGAACAATCGCCCGCACGAATCGCTCGAATAGCTTCATGCAAAGCAATCAAGGACGATGAGCACCCAGCTTTGATGGTGAAAGAAGGTCCTTTCAGATCGTATTCGTAACTTATTCGATTAGAGAGGGAAACATCATGCCCTCCAAGGACTCGGAACATGCCTGCATCCTGGATATCCTTGGCATGGAGATCCAACCAGTCCTGTCCGGTGCACGTCTTAAATCAGTTCCTTCtagtttctatatttatttctctgCTTACCTCGCCCCAGACTCCAACATAACAACCAGTTTTGCTGCCGCGCCAGTTCACTTGACCCGAGGATTGCATGCATTCATAGACAACTTCGAGCAGCATCCGTTGCTGGGGGTCAACATCGTCCGCCTCTTTTGGACtcatcgagaagaaggaagtaTCAAAATATTTCAGGTTATCACTCTCGGCGAGAAAGTGTCCATGTTTCATCGTGACCGATCCTGCTCGTCCAGTTGGGCTATAGAATCCGTTCACATTGAACCGACTTTGGGGGATCTTGCTTCGCGTGGATCGCTTCTCTGTGATAAGCTTCCAGAGTTCTTCCCCGGTATGAATTGCCCCAGGTAGTCGCAATCCAAATCCAACTATTGCTATCGGCTCCAAGGGGCTGTCAGTTTCACCATGGGTCACAGGCTCATTCGGGAGCTGCACGGACAGCACCGGGGCAGGTAAATCTTTGGAATCCATTATGGGTCTGATGAACATAGAGAAATTGGATATGAAGAAGAGTGAATGAGgggagatcatcttcatATGATAAGACTAAAGCGAGGCAGCGAGACTGGCATGAGGTATGACGAACGGCATGGCCCTTCAGCGGAGCTTTAGATCCGGGAACCTTCAGTCAGGCCCCTTTCAACGATCATTGGACACAAATAGCATAAAGTTACCTTGGCTGTAGCTAATTAGATTCCAAGGGTTTTCATAATTCTTCTTGTTCCATGATTCCCAATCATTCGCTTAGAAACGTGACATTCATCTCTTGGACCTCTCCCATCTTTAGCAACAACGGTGGATCCGGCACAGGGCATGTCAGTCAACCAACGAAACAATtgaaagaataaaattatcaTCAAGTTAGTGAGCAAGATGCGGCGAGACAATGACCTCGGTCGATGGTAACGTGATGGTTGGCTTAGATACTGAAGCACAAAGTTAATTGGGGAGTGCGAAATGACAGGCAAGTCAGCTGACGGGAAACCAAACCGACCAACCGATATATACTTTGGCTTATCTATTCCAATAATTATAGCTCCAGAGTCATGTGCGGGGATTCAGGCCTTGGTAGATAACTGGCGTGTGAAGCAAGGTCATATTCAGCAATCCGCCAACCGGGCAATCTTCATGTGCTTCGAGTCGATAGCACAGAAAGTACAAGTTCAGATGCAGCTGGTCTTTTCCACGCGACAAGCCACCTTTCTTCACTAAGCTGTTCTCCTCGATGGAGGACCGTCCGGGGTCTTTGTTCTGTTCAAAAGGAAATCATGTGGGTCATACATATTAACCTTAGGATAGCTTATTTGGATTTAATTACGACTGGTAGGTCTAGGCCCCATAATAAGTCTGTGGGAAATCATTTGCTTTGACAGTATTATCTGTTTCTAACCCTAGAATCATGAGTAATTTGCCTGTTTTTGCTGACATACCCTGATATAGAAACTGGTCAACACCCATATTCGGGATATGACCCAGCTGACAATCCATAGAAGAGTCCATATGCTTAGTGATACCTCCATACCATGTAATAGAGTCAACTATTATTCCCCAAAGTTCGCCTCATTTTCTATGCCGTAATCAGTGGAGGGCGCCCTCCGTATAGAGAATAGTTAGGGCAAATGAGTCAAAAGCGGGTCCAGTGCGGGGACTCCGCAATGGGTTCCAGAAATGACATGCTTCTCGGCGTCGCTATCTCCAAATTTTTTCGCACACTGCCGCCATGTCGACAACTACCACTACAGTGACCAGTGAGATCAGCTCACTCCGTCTCTCTGCTGAAGAAGTCCGACTTCCAGCCCCTCGAGATGACCGAAAGTCACGCCTGCAACAAGTCGTCGTGATCCCCCAGCTATTCGCCGTCACTCTCACGGCCAGTGTGATCAATGGCTTGGTTGTAGTCGGGCTCCCCACCATCACTGCAGACCTCCAGCTGCCCCCTTCGCTCTCCCTATGGCCATCCTCGGTATGCAGTCTCGCCACGGCCTCTACACTTCTTCTGTCCGGCTCAATTGCAGACACAATTGGCCCACGATGGGTGGAACTAGTCGGATCTCTCGCCAGTGGCGCCCTGATGCTTGGACAGGGTCTGTCGCAAACTGGCATTGAGCTGGTGATCATGCGAGCCTTCCAGGGTGTCGGTCTCTCAATGCACCTCGCCTCTTCGGTGTCCATTGTTACCCAACTTTTACCCCCTGGTAAAGGCCGCAATCTGGCATTCTCTTGCATTGGTCTGAGCCAGCCATTGGGCTTCTCACTGGGCCTAGTAGTAGGCGGAATTCTAATTGACACAATCGGCTGGCGCGCAGGCTGGTACATAGCCGGAGGAATCactctcttcttcactgTCATCGGATTGTGGTCGTTACCGAAGAGCCCCGTCCAGCGAGATGGACACATCCTGCGCAATGTCCGAACCAAGATCGACTGGGTGGGAGCTGGACTTGCTTCAGCATTTATGGCTTTGCTCTGCTACCTGCTCGCGTGGGTACCCTCAAACACCAACACTATACCCCAATCTAACCAATTTACAAACACAGCATCCTCAGCGCAAACCCCTCCCGCATCCGCTCCGCAgaaagcatcatcatcctctgcgTCGCCGCCATCGCCCTCCCCACCTTCATCACCTGGGTCCATTTCCAAGTCAAGCGCGGCAAACCAGCCCTAATCCCCAACGCACTATGGAGAAACACCTCTTTTTCGAGCATCTGCGCGACAGTCGCCCTCTCCAACGCAGTAATCAACTCCATGGAACTCTTCGCCAGTTTATTGTACGTCCCCGCCTCCCGTCCCCATCCTCTTGCCAGGTCATcctcttttatttttatcaaCACGTACTAACAAAACACCCCAAACAGCTTCCAAGAAATCCAATCCCTCAGTGCCCTCGGCGCCTCGATCCGCATCCTCCCCAGCCTAATCGTCGGCGTGCTCATCAACCTCGTAATCGGCTTCTTCGTACACCGCATCCCCGCCTACTGGATCGTAACcatcacctccttcttctgcgccTTCTCCCCACTCCTCATGGCTGTTATCAACCCAGCCTGGACATACTGGGCGAATGCCTTCGTCGCGCAACTCCTGCAGCCCATTAGCGCGGACGCGCTCTTCACGGTAGGGTTGATCGTTATCACGAATGTGTTTCCGGATGATACGCAGGCGTTGGCCGGGGCGGTGTTTAATACCTCGGCGCAATTTGGGAGTGCGTTGGGAATGGCGGTGCTGCAGGTGATTTCGACGGTTGTgactgaggagaaggagaagggtggaGAGAGTGAGAAGAGGGCATTGATGGAGGGATATCGGGCCAGTTTTTGGACTATGTttgggttgatggtggtttgtACGGCGGTGGGGTTCTTTGGGTTGAGGAGAtcggggagggtggggtTGAAGAGGGATTAGGTTGTTGTTATTTGGGTTGTTTTGGGGGGTTTGTGGTTTATTTTTGTGCTGGGTGGGGTGTTGGGTTAGGAAAAGTTTGTTGGGTTTTTGATTTCATTGTCTATATTCAATTGGGTTGGCATGGTTTTTAGGGTTGTTGTGCATCTGCAGGAAGTGGGACATAATAGACTGTGACAATATGATTAGCGAAGGGAAAGCATACTTCCAAGGATACTTCGaaaatagttaaattatattcataACCGAAAGTCTGGCATTCTTGTCTCAGAGTATACTGTAAAATATTCAACAGAACCCCTTCACCCTCTTCGATTCCTCACACTTCAAAACAGCCTCTCAACCTGTACATCACTTCGCACTACCCACCCCGAGCGCCTCAACCGCCTGCCTCGCCAACCCCTCAAACGTCATCTCCGGCGCAGTAAATGCGTGAAAACTCAAAGCTAGTCCAAACTCCCCAAACAACCACTGCTGCAATTCGGACCCAATCATGCTATCCAGTCCATACGAGGCAACAGTCCCTTTACTGAGATTTATTTCGtgaatctccctccccaacataCTCGCGCATTTCTGTACAATCCTATCTCCAACGCGCGCCATCAACGTCTCATaatccagctcctccccatcaccgaTAACTTCCCCATCCGGCTTCGAAGCTCTCAACGAACCCTGCAAAAGATCCAAGTCCCGCTGTACGCCGCGTAGACGAGCATCGCCATGCCAGAATAGACGATTTGTACCGGCAGAACGGTGTAGCAGGGAAGGATCGAGGCCTAGTATAAGATGGCTGGGACTGTTCGGGGACCTGGCGACTTCGAGACCCTCGAGCATCTCTACCTCGTCGATTCCGTAGAAGCCTAATCGCTGGAGGGAGTCTTCGACGGTCTGATTCTCTGCCACAACGCCGACGTCGAGGAGCATTGGTAGCGCTATCGAGCAGGCTGGTAGACCGAGGGACTGGCGGTATACTGCGAACGCATCGAGGAAGCTGTTCCCGGCACTGTAATTTGTCTGGCCTGGTGTGCCTATTGTGCCTGAGATCGAACTAGTCATGACGAAGAAGTCTAGTGGAGAGTTGATGAGGACGGAATGGAGGACATGTGCTATGCGGAGTTTGGGGGTGATAGCAGCTTGGTATTGTGCTGCTGTCATGCCCTGGAGTAGGCCGTCCTAATGGATGATTAGATCATGTTGTTGGAAATGGGAATAATGAAGTTCTTTACCTGCAGTACCATTGCAGCGTGCACCACACCGCGGATTGGTCTTTCTTTCATCACTCGGGCGACAATGGCTCTCATATCGGACTCATTGCCAGCATCAGCCTGGAACACCTGTACGGATGCGCCGGCCTTTTCGGCAAGTTCAACGGTCTGTGCTGCCTTTTGCTGCGTGGCGCCTGAGCGTGACACAAAAATGAAATGTCGACATCCTCGTTCCGTCATCCAGCGGACCAGACTGCTTCCAAGGCCGCCGAGCCCTCCGATAAGTAGGTATGCTGCATCAGGGAAGAATTTGACCCGTCGGATCGGAGGTAAGATCTGCAGTTGTCAGACTTGCAAAACACGAGACTAGTGAGAATTGCAACATACCTTCACCGAACTTTCACCATAGTTGAATCGCACTGCCGCATGTACCTCTTCAGCTGAACCTGGAGATGCTTTGAACTGGCTTCCCTTTGACTGCGTGGGCATTTGATCAATGTTGTACACTGACACATGGGACGTCCAGATGTCCTTGTTCTTTCTTAAAAACTCCAACCCATCCTGTAGGATTTCTGCCGCCATCTCTTGTCGTGTACCGAGGTTTTCGTATCCCATCGGCAGGAAAGAAGCACCCTTGGTAAAAGGACCTGTATCCAGCTTCCCTTCCATATCTTCATTGCATAAGACAAACCGACCGGCCGCTGATATGTGTCTCCATGCCTCTTGACCAGCTGCTGAGAATCGATTGCATATCACCAGTGAAAATTTCCCGGAGGTAGCTTCGAGAACTGGCGACATATGAGATGCATGCATAtcctcaacgacaacaatCGGAATGCCGGACGACGAGGCTTCATACAGTTCTTCGCTCTCTTCTTGTGTTGCTACAACGATAGTGATCCGGGCATTCAGTTCCTTACTGAGACTGATGGCCAACTTAGCAAACAAGAGGGGCATATGTAAAATGAGAATATGATCATCCTTTTTGGCTCTTCCTAACCATCTCATGCAGAGAAGGACTTTGCATACAGTTGAAAGGGTGGCGCAAAGGAGTGCTGGGTCGAGACCCTCACAATCGAAATAGCAacctttctttgtcttgacAATGGTTTGATAGCCACTCTGTGCGGCGAGTGTGACTACCTGACGAAGTGTACTTTCGCGACTATTGGAAATTGTATGGCCGACAACGATGACCGGTTGCTTTGTGCGTTGGTCAGGAGCGCAACCCTGGTACTCAGTCATCTCCACCTGGAGACATATCTCGTCCTCCTTTGAGTCTGTCATAAAATCTTCATTTGCCCTGAAGATTAACGCGCTGTTCACAAGCTCGCTCTGTAGCGGCATGTCCAGTGACAATTTCACCGCCTGACTATGTTCGGGGCATATACTGGGACATTCCCATGGCACCAGCCGATTGGTATGGAGAACTCCTTCGTGAAGCCAGAACTCCGTTTCATGACCAGAGCCCCGAGGTGCTGCAGTTCCCAGGGCTGTCAGCATAGCCTGTGCAATGCTATGAGGTGACTCCTCCCAATCGACATCCACTGATAGAATCTTAGCCCCAGGATGCTCTGATCTGGCAGCCCGCAGGAATCCTAGACTCAGGCCGCCTTCGGGAGTGCGACCTTGATTAACACCCAAAGTGAGCCAGAGAAGCACACTTTCCTCGGAGAGAaccagcttcttgagcaaGTCGAATTGTGTCTCGCAGGGATTCGACAAGATGC
This genomic window contains:
- a CDS encoding putative secondary metabolism biosynthetic enzyme (COG:I;~EggNog:ENOG410PJ2Y;~InterPro:IPR036291,IPR013968,IPR036736,IPR009081;~antiSMASH:Cluster_2.3) — encoded protein: MLTALGTAAPRGSGHETEFWLHEGVLHTNRLVPWECPSICPEHSQAVKLSLDMPLQSELVNSALIFRANEDFMTDSKEDEICLQVEMTEYQGCAPDQRTKQPVIVVGHTISNSRESTLRQVVTLAAQSGYQTIVKTKKGCYFDCEGLDPALLCATLSTVCKVLLCMRWLGRAKKDDHILILHMPLLFAKLAISLSKELNARITIVVATQEESEELYEASSSGIPIVVVEDMHASHMSPVLEATSGKFSLVICNRFSAAGQEAWRHISAAGRFVLCNEDMEGKLDTGPFTKGASFLPMGYENLGTRQEMAAEILQDGLEFLRKNKDIWTSHVSVYNIDQMPTQSKGSQFKASPGSAEEVHAAVRFNYGESSVKILPPIRRVKFFPDAAYLLIGGLGGLGSSLVRWMTERGCRHFIFVSRSGATQQKAAQTVELAEKAGASVQVFQADAGNESDMRAIVARVMKERPIRGVVHAAMVLQDGLLQGMTAAQYQAAITPKLRIAHVLHSVLINSPLDFFVMTSSISGTIGTPGQTNYSAGNSFLDAFAVYRQSLGLPACSIALPMLLDVGVVAENQTVEDSLQRLGFYGIDEVEMLEGLEVARSPNSPSHLILGLDPSLLHRSAGTNRLFWHGDARLRGVQRDLDLLQGSLRASKPDGEVIGDGEELDYETLMARVGDRIVQKCASMLGREIHEINLSKGTVASYGLDSMIGSELQQWLFGEFGLALSFHAFTAPEMTFEGLARQAVEALGVGSAK